The following coding sequences are from one Streptomyces venezuelae window:
- a CDS encoding alpha/beta fold hydrolase, with amino-acid sequence MNPFPLPHTLLGEGPHKVIAVHGWFADRSAYEPVLADLDTAAFTYAVVDLRGYGEAKDTAGAYTTTEGAADVLDLADHLGWERFSLIGHSMGGSVAQRVLAVAPHRVRRLVGVSPVPASGLRLPPEQWELFASAAQDPESRRTIIDITTGGVRPQAWLDRMVRRSLAVSDAKAFRAWLDSWAGDDFHTEVEGSPVAALAVTGALDPALSADLMRRTWLRSYPQGELAELPGAGHYAMDEVPLELIRTVEDFLRAEGDASEGGEGFTGENDVTDGAGGEEGDGGRDGDGVRDGDGAA; translated from the coding sequence GTGAACCCTTTCCCGCTCCCGCACACCCTGCTCGGTGAAGGCCCGCACAAGGTGATCGCGGTCCACGGCTGGTTCGCGGACCGGTCGGCGTACGAGCCGGTGCTCGCGGACCTCGACACCGCCGCGTTCACGTACGCGGTGGTGGACCTGCGCGGGTACGGCGAGGCCAAGGACACGGCCGGCGCGTACACCACCACCGAGGGCGCCGCCGACGTGCTCGACCTGGCGGACCACCTCGGCTGGGAGCGGTTCTCGCTGATCGGGCATTCCATGGGCGGCAGCGTCGCCCAGCGCGTCCTGGCCGTCGCCCCGCACCGGGTGCGCCGCCTGGTCGGCGTGTCGCCCGTACCCGCTTCGGGGCTGCGCCTGCCGCCCGAACAGTGGGAGTTGTTCGCCTCCGCCGCACAGGATCCGGAGAGCCGCCGCACCATCATCGACATCACCACGGGTGGCGTACGTCCACAGGCCTGGCTCGACCGGATGGTCCGCCGCTCGCTCGCGGTCAGCGACGCGAAGGCCTTCCGTGCCTGGCTGGACTCCTGGGCGGGCGACGACTTCCACACCGAGGTCGAGGGTTCGCCCGTGGCGGCGCTCGCGGTCACCGGGGCGCTCGACCCCGCGCTCTCCGCGGACCTGATGCGCCGCACCTGGCTGCGCTCGTACCCGCAGGGCGAGCTGGCGGAGCTGCCGGGGGCGGGTCACTACGCGATGGACGAGGTGCCCCTTGAACTGATCCGCACGGTCGAGGACTTCCTGCGCGCGGAGGGCGACGCGAGCGAGGGCGGGGAGGGGTTCACCGGCGAGAACGACGTCACGGACGGGGCCGGGGGCGAGGAGGGAGACGGCGGCAGAGATGGAGACGGGGTGAGGGACGGAGACGGCGCCGCGTGA
- a CDS encoding GTPase-associated protein 1-related protein, with amino-acid sequence MAIRRLSYRLGQEPDTGTLSLVPSDPDVSQLCENEGRLRSAVTRVMGAPDSDDAGSELSYSLLPDGGRLLCAALPGQRVEALHLSADTPGPGPVWPIDTWRSASWEGERAESLGSGFVESELPVPEAHFDRELLVEFARERADRVAPFLADVRRLFEDPAGRQIVLVEDDSGTVARWIALACASLPEAYVSALTFTTRSADPRRAPQRIIGIGPDAAFDRSDDAVVEYLYRVHDGTGGGPESPPTEPDAWARLTAERWLTGNPPRPPRGAVTGPEGPFALIPLVAGALRGSRGGGGAGVTEGVDGADRADPTAGPDRAGGADHADRADGAGCADRVDGADRTDGAGCADHLDQTNHLDEPGRLADTEHLRGADRADRTESAGRADRIDQTNHLDEPDRAADSDRSRGADGAGHGGRADRVGGAHRADHLDDGARTAPRHAHPGPSAPAPLVGLSGDTLRAVLDAFTHSVARGEADDRTLGELDQLCRGLDGDQALAARPLALALVRHRLDACRGRGTLPDLAAFEGLPLGQEAWRELREEYGDRADDALRARLRDPVGTWTEPLRLALAVGADGGPGLDEAMKRLADALLHPERRDCAQAVQVLAALDHAPLTRRVLRLLLVDFTERKLDRLRALADSPQGDWLRRNIDDAPLTVRLAAAAAQWHGPPDRLRGVELFERLTGFLSNRRVEDVRTLNLLWRIVWRNDPPDRAEQPRVARLCTPRLIIEADLGRRVTGWLREPDRCDRELVDFAREMRKDPKLGAQDRDTAELLVTAQDLADGRLAVSRASVARLKELGRKVSPLGMVLRKGVDERVGRALAGANPLDVCESHGLQILVAAGPDLLGAYRAHLLEERTRDRLERELPGCPAELAAYYHVWRPRKRHGVTAHWRDVAAELLDQVLAPVLAHLDDHRLGQVATVLRREGQDVQEWTAWRHRIAQEQS; translated from the coding sequence ATGGCCATCCGTCGCCTCAGCTACCGGCTCGGCCAGGAGCCGGACACCGGAACCCTCAGTCTTGTCCCGTCGGACCCGGACGTCTCGCAACTGTGCGAGAACGAAGGGCGTTTGAGGAGTGCCGTCACACGGGTCATGGGTGCCCCCGACTCCGACGACGCGGGGTCCGAACTCAGCTACAGCCTGCTCCCGGACGGCGGCCGGCTCCTGTGCGCGGCCCTGCCGGGGCAGCGGGTCGAGGCGCTGCACCTGAGCGCGGACACGCCGGGGCCGGGGCCCGTCTGGCCCATCGACACGTGGCGCTCCGCGTCGTGGGAGGGGGAGCGGGCCGAGTCCCTGGGCTCGGGCTTCGTCGAGTCCGAACTCCCCGTCCCCGAGGCCCATTTCGACCGCGAGCTCCTCGTGGAGTTCGCCCGGGAGCGCGCCGACCGTGTCGCGCCCTTCCTCGCCGACGTGCGCCGGCTCTTCGAGGACCCCGCGGGACGGCAGATCGTCCTCGTCGAGGACGACTCCGGGACCGTGGCCCGCTGGATCGCCCTCGCCTGCGCCTCGCTACCGGAGGCGTACGTTTCCGCGCTGACGTTCACCACCCGGTCCGCGGATCCGCGCCGCGCCCCACAGCGGATCATCGGCATCGGGCCGGACGCGGCGTTCGACCGGTCCGACGACGCGGTGGTGGAGTACCTGTACCGGGTTCATGACGGCACGGGCGGCGGCCCGGAGAGCCCGCCCACCGAACCGGACGCCTGGGCCCGGCTGACGGCCGAACGCTGGCTCACCGGAAACCCGCCGCGTCCCCCGCGCGGGGCGGTGACGGGACCCGAGGGCCCCTTCGCACTCATCCCGCTGGTGGCAGGGGCGCTGCGGGGGTCCCGGGGAGGCGGAGGCGCCGGGGTCACCGAGGGCGTCGACGGGGCGGACCGCGCTGACCCGACCGCAGGGCCGGACCGCGCTGGCGGTGCTGATCACGCCGACCGTGCCGACGGTGCCGGTTGTGCCGACCGTGTCGACGGAGCCGACCGTACGGACGGTGCCGGTTGTGCCGACCACCTCGACCAGACCAACCACCTCGACGAGCCCGGCCGCCTTGCGGACACCGAGCACCTCCGCGGTGCTGACCGCGCCGACCGCACGGAAAGTGCCGGTCGTGCCGACCGCATCGACCAGACCAACCACCTCGACGAGCCCGACCGCGCTGCGGACAGCGACCGCTCCCGCGGCGCCGACGGCGCCGGTCATGGTGGCCGGGCAGACCGCGTCGGCGGTGCTCACCGCGCCGACCACCTTGACGACGGCGCCCGCACCGCCCCTCGGCACGCCCACCCCGGCCCCTCCGCTCCCGCCCCCCTCGTCGGCCTGAGCGGTGACACCCTGCGTGCCGTCCTCGACGCTTTCACGCACTCCGTGGCCCGAGGCGAAGCCGACGACCGTACGCTCGGGGAGCTCGACCAGCTCTGTCGCGGGCTCGACGGGGACCAGGCCCTCGCGGCGCGGCCCCTCGCCCTCGCCCTCGTCCGGCACCGGCTCGACGCGTGCCGCGGGCGGGGGACCCTGCCCGATCTGGCCGCCTTCGAAGGGCTGCCCCTCGGGCAGGAGGCCTGGCGGGAGCTGCGCGAGGAGTACGGCGACCGCGCCGACGACGCCCTGCGCGCCCGGCTCCGCGACCCCGTCGGCACCTGGACGGAGCCGCTGCGCCTGGCCCTGGCCGTGGGCGCCGACGGCGGACCCGGGCTCGACGAGGCCATGAAACGCCTCGCCGACGCCCTGCTGCACCCGGAGCGGCGCGACTGCGCGCAGGCCGTCCAGGTCCTGGCGGCGCTCGACCACGCCCCCCTCACCCGCCGCGTGCTCCGGCTCCTCCTCGTGGACTTCACCGAGCGCAAACTGGACCGCCTGCGCGCCCTCGCCGACTCGCCCCAGGGCGACTGGCTGCGGCGCAACATCGACGACGCGCCGCTCACCGTCCGCCTCGCCGCGGCCGCCGCGCAGTGGCACGGCCCGCCGGACCGGCTGCGCGGCGTCGAGCTCTTCGAGCGGCTCACCGGATTCCTCTCCAACCGACGGGTCGAGGACGTCAGGACGCTCAACCTGCTGTGGCGCATCGTGTGGCGCAACGACCCGCCCGACCGCGCCGAACAGCCCCGCGTGGCCCGCCTCTGCACCCCTCGCCTGATCATCGAGGCCGACCTCGGCCGCCGTGTCACGGGATGGCTCAGGGAGCCCGACCGCTGCGACCGCGAACTCGTCGACTTCGCGCGGGAGATGCGCAAGGACCCCAAGCTCGGCGCCCAGGACCGCGACACCGCGGAACTCCTCGTCACTGCCCAGGACCTCGCCGACGGGCGCCTCGCCGTGAGCCGGGCCTCCGTCGCGCGGCTCAAGGAGCTGGGGCGCAAGGTGTCGCCGCTCGGCATGGTCCTGCGCAAGGGCGTCGACGAACGGGTGGGCCGGGCCCTCGCCGGTGCCAACCCGCTCGACGTGTGCGAGTCCCACGGCCTGCAGATCCTCGTCGCCGCAGGACCCGACCTCCTCGGCGCCTACCGCGCGCACCTCCTGGAGGAACGCACGCGCGACCGCCTTGAGCGCGAACTGCCCGGCTGCCCCGCCGAGCTGGCCGCCTACTACCACGTGTGGCGGCCCCGCAAGCGGCACGGTGTCACCGCCCACTGGCGGGACGTCGCCGCCGAACTGCTCGACCAGGTCCTCGCGCCCGTCCTCGCACATCTGGACGACCACCGCCTCGGCCAGGTCGCCACCGTCCTCCGACGGGAGGGCCAGGACGTACAGGAATGGACGGCGTGGCGGCACCGGATCGCCCAGGAGCAGAGCTGA
- a CDS encoding vWA domain-containing protein encodes MASRPVHFIWMLDCSGSMGVNGKIGELNFAIREAIPEMQQAAQSNPAASLLVRAITFASGASWHVGEPTPVDRFTWEDVHIYGGTDMGAAFKLAAGALQTPPMPQRALPPVLALASDGQPTDDWRAGLRAIDGTPWGKRAVRVAVAIGDDADKSMLKEFLGNPELEPLQAKNPRQLAAAIRWMSTAVVKDASTPKVDDGAKPATPLDVPSMTKGEDDIW; translated from the coding sequence ATGGCGAGCCGCCCCGTGCACTTCATCTGGATGCTCGACTGCTCGGGCTCCATGGGCGTCAACGGCAAGATCGGCGAGCTCAACTTCGCCATCCGTGAGGCCATCCCCGAGATGCAGCAGGCCGCCCAGTCCAACCCCGCCGCGTCCCTGCTGGTGCGCGCCATCACCTTCGCCAGCGGCGCGAGCTGGCACGTCGGCGAGCCCACCCCCGTCGACCGGTTCACCTGGGAGGACGTACACATCTACGGCGGCACGGACATGGGCGCCGCGTTCAAGCTGGCCGCCGGCGCGCTGCAGACCCCGCCGATGCCGCAGCGCGCCCTGCCCCCCGTCCTCGCCCTCGCCTCCGACGGGCAGCCCACCGACGACTGGCGGGCCGGACTGCGCGCCATCGACGGCACCCCGTGGGGCAAGCGTGCCGTGCGTGTCGCGGTGGCCATCGGCGACGACGCGGACAAGAGCATGCTCAAGGAGTTCCTCGGCAACCCCGAACTGGAGCCCCTGCAGGCGAAGAACCCGCGCCAGCTCGCCGCCGCCATCCGCTGGATGTCCACCGCCGTCGTCAAGGACGCCTCCACGCCGAAGGTCGACGACGGCGCGAAGCCCGCGACGCCGCTCGACGTGCCGTCGATGACCAAGGGCGAAGACGACATCTGGTGA
- a CDS encoding protein phosphatase 2C domain-containing protein — protein sequence MTGPQTTTGLDRPAAPAGPWALLSGAVKGVAKKYSQDRSAALPVAGGRAVVLAVADGHGSAAHFRSDLGAYWAVEEFTACAAAFAREAARVGDDAAGWPALREEARRLPQRVAHLWHERALYHDANSPAHGALSRPATDRTGHGDRPDVPDLAAYGSTLIGAVLTEHVLFCWQLGDGDVVLVDDGGTPHTPLSTGPDMGDETDSLCEPEPWRKMRSHWQPFTGGAPPCVLLSTDGLSKSFADHQGFLDFATGLGERAAEQGVAAVQAQLPDWLARAAKYSGDDTTLVGAIAVPVQTQQQ from the coding sequence GTGACCGGGCCGCAGACGACGACCGGGCTCGACCGCCCCGCCGCGCCCGCCGGTCCGTGGGCGCTGCTCAGCGGCGCCGTCAAGGGAGTGGCCAAGAAGTACAGCCAGGACCGCAGCGCCGCCCTGCCCGTCGCCGGGGGCCGCGCGGTCGTCCTCGCGGTCGCCGACGGGCACGGCAGCGCCGCGCACTTCCGCAGCGACCTGGGGGCGTACTGGGCGGTGGAGGAGTTCACCGCGTGCGCGGCGGCGTTCGCACGTGAGGCCGCGCGGGTCGGCGACGACGCGGCGGGGTGGCCCGCCCTGCGCGAGGAGGCACGCCGCCTGCCGCAGCGGGTGGCCCACCTGTGGCACGAGCGCGCCCTGTACCACGACGCCAACTCGCCCGCGCACGGCGCACTTTCGCGGCCCGCCACCGACCGCACGGGACACGGCGACCGCCCGGACGTACCGGACCTCGCCGCCTACGGAAGCACCCTCATCGGCGCCGTCCTGACCGAACACGTGCTGTTCTGCTGGCAGTTGGGGGACGGCGACGTCGTGCTCGTCGACGACGGCGGCACCCCGCACACCCCGCTCTCCACCGGGCCCGACATGGGCGACGAGACCGACTCCCTCTGCGAGCCCGAGCCCTGGCGCAAGATGCGATCGCACTGGCAGCCGTTCACCGGCGGCGCGCCGCCGTGCGTCCTGCTGTCCACCGACGGGCTCTCCAAGAGCTTCGCCGACCACCAGGGGTTCCTGGACTTCGCCACCGGCCTCGGCGAGCGTGCCGCGGAACAGGGCGTCGCGGCAGTCCAGGCGCAGTTGCCGGACTGGCTGGCACGGGCCGCCAAGTACTCCGGGGACGACACGACGCTCGTGGGCGCCATAGCGGTACCCGTACAGACGCAGCAGCAGTAG